A genomic window from Leptolyngbya sp. NIES-2104 includes:
- a CDS encoding glutathione S-transferase family protein has product MSIQTATLTWEQLLELAQSHTAARRVRRPGQLPSTVPIPSSLSQLPPGTSPPVVFYRDANSWCPFCERVWFALEEKKIPFSTEFIDLNHKPKWYTDLVPSGLVPAIEISDTIVCESKDILLALESQFQDSPLLPIDPEENSVAYQMIEDAETNGAKELGYKFMMGMSDDSTGAQAAFEAKLDDLEQALANYPGSYFLSTFSLVDILYAPHLDRLAAGLPVYRNYHIKGNPRFPNLNAWFATLDQRSAFQRVKTDATTFNLVLRRIWGIESIAPPLPIDSMESEVMHYRAEAAERLSDNREAAIADIFKNSGVQALEGDAPIVKNAIEAHLKLLAAYLLDRNTLLPWGRVGGKENFDSVAAAVGAITLAYVRNRICAPRDMSAGAATAFRSSVDHLLTAIY; this is encoded by the coding sequence ATGTCAATTCAAACCGCAACATTGACCTGGGAGCAATTATTAGAACTTGCTCAAAGTCATACTGCTGCGCGACGGGTTCGTAGACCTGGACAATTACCGTCTACTGTACCGATTCCAAGCAGCTTGTCTCAACTACCTCCAGGAACTTCCCCGCCTGTTGTGTTCTATCGTGACGCGAATTCTTGGTGTCCGTTCTGTGAGCGGGTATGGTTTGCGCTAGAAGAAAAGAAAATTCCGTTTTCCACTGAATTTATTGACTTAAATCACAAGCCGAAATGGTACACCGACCTCGTTCCATCAGGGCTTGTTCCCGCTATTGAAATCAGTGACACGATCGTATGTGAATCAAAAGACATCCTGCTGGCGTTAGAGTCACAGTTTCAAGATTCACCCCTGCTGCCAATTGATCCCGAAGAAAACAGCGTTGCATATCAGATGATCGAAGATGCTGAAACGAACGGAGCAAAAGAACTCGGCTACAAATTCATGATGGGAATGAGCGATGATTCTACAGGCGCACAAGCGGCTTTTGAAGCAAAGCTAGACGACCTAGAGCAAGCTTTAGCAAACTATCCGGGTTCCTACTTTCTGAGTACCTTTAGCTTGGTAGACATTTTGTATGCTCCGCATCTTGATCGACTTGCGGCAGGTCTACCTGTGTATCGAAACTATCACATCAAAGGCAATCCCCGCTTTCCCAATCTCAATGCTTGGTTTGCTACCTTAGATCAACGTTCTGCTTTTCAACGGGTCAAAACAGATGCAACGACATTTAATCTTGTTCTGCGTCGGATTTGGGGCATTGAGTCGATCGCACCGCCATTACCAATCGATTCGATGGAAAGTGAAGTGATGCACTACCGGGCAGAAGCAGCAGAACGATTAAGCGACAATCGCGAAGCTGCGATCGCCGATATTTTTAAGAATTCTGGCGTACAAGCGCTAGAGGGTGATGCTCCGATTGTAAAAAACGCGATCGAGGCACATCTCAAGCTGCTGGCAGCCTATTTGCTCGATCGCAATACTTTGCTACCGTGGGGGCGAGTCGGGGGAAAAGAAAACTTTGATTCAGTTGCGGCGGCTGTCGGTGCAATTACACTTGCTTATGTGAGAAATCGAATTTGTGCGCCGCGTGATATGAGTGCAGGCGCAGCTACCGCATTTCGATCAAGTGTCGATCATCTGTTGACAGCAATCTATTAG
- a CDS encoding GNAT family N-acetyltransferase, with product MDVQIRSMKQEDVETCGLICYNAFKHSAERHNFPPDHPSPAFSIQLAQSYFANPQIFSIVAEHDGKIIGSNYLTEYDVVRAVGPLTIDTTVQSEGAGRQLMQAVVERGTEANSIRLVQDAFDQASLSLYTSLGFNVKEPLVVIEGTIKADAPTNIEIRSLREQDLAECAELCRSVHGVDRTGDLKNAPSLTAFVAVRDDRIVAYASAPHFWASNHAVAQSGADMQALLAGVGNQSSDRPLSLLLPTRQSNLFRWCLNQGMRVVKPATLMAMGKYQEPDGCYLPSVGY from the coding sequence ATGGATGTGCAGATTCGATCAATGAAGCAAGAAGATGTCGAAACCTGTGGGTTAATCTGTTACAACGCTTTCAAACATAGTGCTGAGCGCCACAATTTTCCTCCCGATCATCCGTCTCCAGCGTTCAGCATTCAGTTAGCACAATCTTACTTCGCGAACCCTCAGATTTTTAGCATTGTTGCCGAACATGACGGCAAAATTATCGGCTCTAATTACCTAACGGAATATGATGTAGTTCGAGCCGTCGGACCGCTGACGATCGACACGACGGTTCAGTCAGAAGGCGCAGGTAGACAATTGATGCAAGCTGTAGTGGAGCGTGGCACCGAAGCGAACAGCATTCGTTTGGTTCAAGATGCTTTCGATCAAGCTTCGCTTTCGCTTTATACTTCGCTGGGGTTCAATGTGAAAGAGCCATTGGTTGTGATTGAAGGCACCATTAAAGCTGATGCTCCGACTAACATTGAGATTCGTTCGCTCCGAGAACAAGACTTAGCCGAGTGCGCCGAATTATGCCGCAGCGTGCATGGGGTTGATCGCACCGGAGATCTCAAGAACGCACCATCTCTGACCGCTTTTGTGGCGGTGCGCGACGATCGCATTGTTGCTTATGCTTCAGCCCCGCATTTTTGGGCATCGAATCACGCGGTTGCTCAGTCAGGAGCAGACATGCAGGCTTTGTTAGCGGGTGTGGGAAATCAAAGTAGCGACCGTCCCCTCTCGTTGCTACTGCCGACACGCCAATCCAATCTATTTCGATGGTGCTTGAACCAGGGGATGCGCGTTGTTAAGCCAGCAACACTAATGGCAATGGGCAAATACCAAGAACCTGACGGTTGCTATCTCCCCTCCGTGGGGTACTAA
- a CDS encoding NAD(P)/FAD-dependent oxidoreductase produces the protein MPKIAIVGAGPAGCSAGYHLAKSGHEVTLMDKNCFPRDKVCGDGISIESIQAVSMMGIYPQDIRKLASEYAPIDRFLLGISNQISHSEMTQLEAYCIPRFVFDQLLYEKAIGAGCSFITQSVRRNDWHHQGLYDAFDTIVDARGVSAGEVNAIAIRAYWVLKRQDLSQTALIEAQIHFDRSLGVNGYGWIFPVSTQHDLIRLNVGVGVWLDEYSRLKTNIIQLFKQFIHNNETTRQMLSQAVSQQPPKVFPLATAKKGNRVADGKVLRIGDAANLTDPLTGEGIANAVLSGFHAAQAVNMSNTPSAIAENWQYLYESHFEADLRAALRIKAFRKLSSMNYLLIWLMKRNPRVAQQITHAVAGVIPYNEVLTSLKY, from the coding sequence ATGCCTAAAATTGCGATCGTGGGTGCAGGTCCAGCCGGGTGTTCAGCAGGGTACCACTTGGCAAAAAGTGGGCATGAGGTCACGCTCATGGACAAGAACTGTTTTCCCAGAGACAAGGTATGCGGCGATGGCATCAGCATTGAGTCGATACAGGCAGTGTCGATGATGGGAATTTATCCGCAAGACATTAGAAAATTAGCTTCAGAGTACGCGCCAATCGATCGCTTTCTTTTGGGGATCTCAAATCAAATTTCTCATAGTGAGATGACCCAGCTAGAAGCCTACTGTATTCCTAGATTTGTGTTTGATCAACTCTTATACGAGAAAGCGATCGGCGCAGGATGTAGTTTTATCACTCAGAGTGTTCGCAGAAATGATTGGCATCATCAAGGGTTGTATGATGCGTTTGATACGATTGTTGATGCTCGTGGCGTTTCTGCGGGGGAAGTGAATGCCATCGCGATTCGCGCTTATTGGGTTCTAAAGCGGCAAGATCTATCCCAAACCGCGTTGATTGAAGCCCAAATTCATTTCGATCGCAGCCTAGGAGTGAATGGCTATGGTTGGATTTTTCCCGTTTCTACACAGCATGATCTGATCAGATTGAATGTTGGAGTTGGCGTTTGGTTAGACGAATACTCCAGACTCAAGACAAACATTATTCAACTCTTCAAGCAGTTTATCCACAATAATGAAACAACCCGACAGATGCTGAGTCAGGCAGTGAGCCAACAACCGCCAAAGGTCTTTCCTCTAGCCACTGCCAAGAAGGGAAATCGAGTTGCTGATGGAAAAGTTCTTAGAATTGGCGATGCGGCGAATTTGACTGATCCATTAACGGGTGAGGGAATTGCAAATGCGGTACTCAGTGGCTTTCACGCCGCGCAAGCCGTGAATATGAGCAATACCCCTAGTGCGATCGCAGAGAATTGGCAGTATCTTTATGAATCTCACTTTGAAGCAGATCTGCGTGCGGCTCTACGCATCAAAGCCTTCAGAAAACTTTCCTCGATGAATTACCTGCTCATTTGGTTAATGAAACGAAACCCGCGCGTTGCCCAACAGATCACCCATGCCGTTGCAGGTGTCATTCCCTACAACGAAGTCTTGACTTCTCTCAAATACTGA
- a CDS encoding cysteine hydrolase family protein: MQEMKSCLFVIDVQTGFVSQNTKYVVERIETLLKQSLFDYVVFTRFLNTGGSPWVNFLNWQHLISEEERNLVSSLQPFAEVVFDKYTYSSINQETIAFLKHSKIDTVFVCGIDIDCCVMLTAVDLFEQLIRPCVLTYYSASNGDQESHTAAITVLGRLIGQHNVLQEPLDSTVLSKYLSASE; the protein is encoded by the coding sequence ATGCAAGAGATGAAGTCATGCCTTTTTGTGATCGATGTCCAGACTGGCTTCGTTAGTCAAAACACTAAATACGTTGTTGAGCGCATCGAGACTTTACTAAAGCAATCTCTCTTTGATTATGTAGTATTTACAAGGTTTTTGAATACTGGTGGTAGTCCTTGGGTCAATTTTTTGAACTGGCAACACCTCATCTCTGAAGAAGAGAGAAATTTGGTTAGTTCTCTCCAGCCTTTTGCTGAAGTGGTTTTTGATAAATACACTTACAGCAGCATTAATCAAGAAACAATTGCTTTCCTAAAGCATAGTAAGATTGATACTGTGTTTGTCTGTGGGATTGATATAGATTGCTGTGTTATGCTAACGGCTGTTGATTTGTTTGAACAGCTCATCCGTCCTTGCGTCTTAACGTATTACTCAGCCTCTAATGGAGATCAAGAAAGCCATACCGCTGCTATCACAGTGTTAGGTCGCTTGATTGGTCAGCACAATGTATTGCAAGAACCGCTTGATAGCACTGTTCTCTCAAAATATCTCTCTGCAAGTGAATGA
- a CDS encoding NAD(P)/FAD-dependent oxidoreductase: MSTNRWNRREFLWQSSQSALGLLVLGRAAERVVAAQRQPTTVLVLGAGLSGLRTASLLEAQGLKVTVLEARDRVGGRVHTLDNIVGKPEAGGQGFSEKYQRLLALANRLQVPVKTRNRVDQKTLLQVRGQTVLPQDWAKSSANRLAEPERQLLPAQLLSHYLRPHNPLKDAIAWTNSRYASLDVSLVDYLRTQGASAEALRLMPFNSSSLLNDLETTSALFALRNDQRSQIRARQPMQIQGGNSRLPEAIAASLKSPVQLKKVVVSLQSRDTEVEVHCADGSKFRADFAVVTLPFSVLRQIEISPPLQGAQAEAVQTLPYTAVTQIHLKVRQPFWEQDGYPPMMWTDSTLSTVMPHRDDQGRLQSLVCWANGSQAQRLDAMSASALAQFVQSELKKIRPSMEGKVELNRIVSWGRDPYARGAYSYFAPGQVRRFQAQMAKPWKRIHFAGEHTAIASPGLESALESAERVAIEILALVKPRS; encoded by the coding sequence ATGTCTACAAACCGTTGGAATCGCCGCGAATTTCTTTGGCAGTCCAGTCAATCTGCCCTCGGTCTACTCGTTTTGGGTCGTGCTGCTGAGCGCGTTGTTGCAGCTCAGCGTCAGCCGACCACAGTGCTAGTTTTGGGAGCTGGATTGTCGGGGTTACGAACTGCATCCTTATTAGAAGCACAAGGATTAAAGGTCACGGTTCTAGAAGCACGCGATCGCGTTGGCGGTCGCGTTCATACCTTAGATAACATAGTCGGAAAACCCGAAGCGGGAGGACAGGGATTTAGCGAAAAATATCAACGATTGCTTGCCCTAGCGAATCGCTTGCAAGTTCCTGTCAAAACGAGAAACAGGGTAGATCAAAAGACGCTGCTACAAGTTCGAGGACAGACCGTGTTGCCCCAGGACTGGGCAAAATCTTCCGCGAATCGCTTAGCCGAGCCTGAGCGCCAGTTACTTCCTGCACAGTTGCTGTCCCATTACCTCCGACCCCACAACCCACTCAAAGACGCGATCGCGTGGACAAACTCACGCTATGCAAGTTTGGATGTTTCTCTAGTAGACTACCTCCGCACTCAAGGAGCTTCCGCAGAAGCACTTCGGTTAATGCCCTTTAATTCTAGTTCGTTGCTCAATGACTTAGAAACGACCTCCGCGCTGTTTGCTCTACGCAATGATCAGCGCTCACAGATTCGCGCTCGACAACCGATGCAGATTCAAGGTGGAAATAGCCGTCTTCCAGAAGCGATCGCAGCTTCTCTTAAATCTCCGGTTCAACTTAAAAAAGTGGTGGTGTCATTGCAGTCTCGCGATACTGAGGTCGAAGTTCACTGTGCTGATGGTTCAAAATTTCGGGCAGACTTCGCAGTCGTCACTCTACCATTTTCAGTCTTACGTCAGATTGAGATTAGCCCTCCGCTACAAGGGGCACAAGCTGAGGCAGTTCAAACCCTGCCCTATACCGCAGTGACCCAAATTCACCTGAAGGTACGCCAGCCATTTTGGGAGCAAGATGGGTATCCGCCCATGATGTGGACGGATTCAACGCTATCAACTGTGATGCCCCATCGGGATGATCAAGGACGGCTGCAAAGTCTGGTTTGCTGGGCGAATGGAAGTCAAGCTCAACGGTTAGATGCTATGAGTGCTTCGGCATTAGCTCAATTTGTGCAATCAGAACTGAAGAAAATCCGTCCGTCAATGGAAGGCAAGGTTGAGTTAAATCGAATTGTATCCTGGGGGCGTGATCCTTACGCACGAGGCGCTTACTCGTACTTTGCACCCGGACAGGTTCGCCGCTTTCAAGCACAGATGGCAAAGCCCTGGAAACGGATTCATTTTGCGGGTGAACATACCGCGATCGCATCCCCAGGACTAGAGTCGGCACTAGAATCGGCTGAACGTGTCGCAATTGAAATTCTGGCGCTGGTAAAACCGCGATCGTGA
- a CDS encoding gamma-glutamyltransferase yields MLGLVFGSTGLGFALAIDLLLAKTNYSLTLLYQAASAGICVRSPAPSCGSTATPTPPTAKLGTTGMVVSEQREATQAGIDILNQGGNAIDAAVGVGYALAATYPCCGNLGGGGFMLIRFADGRSRFVDFREIAPGAATPTVYLDAQGKVIKGLSTKGYLAVGVPGTVKGLDYALATYGSRDRKQVMALAITLAEQGFVLQSADAELLQGFTQTFKAQPNVAAIFLKNGKPYQSGERLVQSNLARSTQ; encoded by the coding sequence TTGCTGGGTTTAGTTTTTGGTAGCACGGGTCTTGGTTTTGCCTTAGCAATCGACCTTTTGCTTGCAAAAACGAACTACTCGCTTACCCTGTTGTATCAAGCGGCGAGTGCTGGAATCTGTGTGCGATCACCCGCTCCTTCCTGTGGTTCGACTGCGACACCAACACCACCGACTGCAAAGCTTGGAACAACTGGGATGGTGGTGAGCGAACAACGGGAAGCAACCCAAGCTGGAATCGACATTCTCAACCAGGGCGGAAACGCGATCGATGCGGCGGTCGGTGTAGGGTATGCGCTTGCGGCAACCTATCCCTGCTGTGGCAATCTGGGCGGCGGTGGGTTTATGCTAATTCGGTTTGCAGATGGTCGCAGCCGATTTGTAGATTTTCGGGAGATAGCACCCGGTGCAGCAACCCCAACGGTGTATTTAGACGCTCAAGGAAAAGTGATTAAGGGACTGAGTACGAAAGGCTATCTTGCAGTTGGTGTTCCGGGAACGGTGAAGGGACTAGATTATGCTCTAGCGACTTATGGTAGTCGCGATCGCAAACAGGTGATGGCTCTGGCAATCACTCTTGCTGAGCAAGGATTTGTTCTACAATCGGCTGATGCAGAGTTATTGCAAGGGTTCACGCAGACTTTCAAAGCGCAGCCGAATGTTGCAGCGATCTTTCTCAAGAACGGCAAGCCTTATCAGTCAGGCGAGCGACTTGTGCAATCGAATTTAGCGCGATCGACCCAGTAA
- a CDS encoding ADYC domain-containing protein, translating into MQRPNTNSSFSEGRIETMQKQFFFLLFGSAIAIALPAVKSLRSASPTHPSTAIQTEYTIKGKDAEGTVLETAGVDASSNSLQRSLKLKISEVTLDAQDPERETYLYTVLYQDPTSLQWRNLCQPDRDQVAKAIPLSGSWDETGAHLDDGKITFGCTSGALAKCVRWGYKPWKTVQGRSLRAFHQACTRMVRADYCGTGKGHTQDGTAIDIYDRLGIQKRTPQSGMTFEAAWQPDGATLIQRTRRTETLAQIQQECPNRLKERTQNSRSKTVAQMQQFSKALLFNDSLVQSP; encoded by the coding sequence ATGCAGCGTCCCAACACAAACTCATCATTCTCAGAGGGACGCATTGAGACAATGCAAAAGCAATTCTTTTTCCTGCTGTTTGGTAGTGCGATCGCGATCGCACTACCTGCCGTTAAATCGCTTCGTTCTGCCAGCCCGACTCATCCATCTACTGCCATTCAAACTGAATACACGATCAAAGGCAAAGATGCAGAAGGAACCGTTTTAGAGACTGCGGGTGTTGATGCAAGCAGCAACTCGCTTCAACGATCGCTCAAGCTCAAAATCAGCGAGGTAACGCTAGATGCTCAAGACCCAGAGCGAGAAACGTATCTCTACACCGTACTCTATCAAGACCCAACTTCTTTGCAGTGGCGCAACCTGTGCCAACCCGATCGTGACCAGGTGGCTAAAGCAATTCCGCTATCGGGTAGTTGGGATGAGACGGGCGCACACCTAGATGATGGAAAAATCACATTTGGCTGCACCAGTGGCGCGTTAGCGAAGTGTGTCCGATGGGGCTATAAACCTTGGAAGACGGTTCAAGGACGATCGCTACGAGCGTTTCATCAAGCTTGTACCCGCATGGTTCGAGCAGACTACTGCGGCACTGGTAAAGGGCATACCCAAGATGGAACTGCGATCGATATCTATGACCGTCTGGGGATTCAGAAACGTACACCTCAGAGCGGCATGACTTTTGAAGCGGCTTGGCAACCAGACGGGGCAACCTTGATTCAACGAACTCGGCGAACTGAGACACTGGCGCAGATTCAGCAGGAGTGCCCTAACCGACTGAAAGAGCGCACTCAGAACAGCCGCTCGAAAACTGTTGCTCAGATGCAGCAGTTTTCTAAAGCATTGCTGTTCAACGATTCCTTAGTGCAATCTCCCTAG
- a CDS encoding carotenoid oxygenase family protein, whose amino-acid sequence MLSSISPTQTGVKLAFSSLDSEVEIDDLPVKGEIPRWLNGALFRNGPAKFEMSEASYNHWFDGQAMIHRYSFREGRIAYRNRFLRTSPYTQMMSTGQLSSGFEMVRPTSLASRLCKMLLETIGYRTGQTYNTNVSILCLAEKFMALTEQPVPTVFDPVTLETQGAFYFDDNLLGHLSCGHPQYDYQNQEYINYLTCFGLINTYNLYRVKATSSKRRLIARIPVREACYMHSFALTENFIILVEFPLVIDTKAAILDGKAPMQCLRWKPQRGTNFLVVNKHSGKQVARFKSEAFFAFHHINAYEQGDEIAIDIAASAQPDLMYKSYLEPLRAATRSEDHPLAEYRHYRLPLRRASRSSTVDYERLSDQRIEMACINHDRCSSRHYRYAYAVSHNQNWSTLVGQLVKIDIQNSSTTAWFESDTYPGEPVFVAAPHAKTEDDGVILSVVLDAVEQKSFLLVLDASSFRELGRAYLPHHIPLEFHGLFVSAK is encoded by the coding sequence ATGCTTTCTTCAATCTCTCCGACTCAAACTGGGGTGAAACTAGCATTCAGCAGTCTTGACTCTGAGGTCGAAATCGACGATCTGCCCGTGAAAGGAGAAATCCCTCGCTGGCTAAATGGTGCTCTATTCCGCAATGGTCCTGCTAAATTCGAGATGAGTGAGGCTAGCTACAATCACTGGTTCGACGGACAGGCGATGATTCATCGCTATTCCTTTCGCGAAGGTCGAATTGCCTATCGCAATCGCTTTCTACGCACTTCTCCCTACACCCAAATGATGTCTACCGGACAGCTTAGCTCCGGCTTTGAAATGGTTCGACCAACCTCTCTAGCTAGTCGTCTTTGCAAGATGCTTTTGGAGACAATTGGTTATCGGACGGGACAGACCTATAACACCAATGTTAGTATTCTTTGCCTCGCTGAGAAATTTATGGCTCTAACCGAGCAACCTGTCCCTACAGTGTTCGATCCAGTCACCCTCGAAACTCAAGGAGCTTTCTATTTTGATGACAACCTACTAGGACATCTCTCCTGTGGTCATCCTCAGTATGACTACCAAAACCAGGAATACATCAATTACCTAACTTGCTTCGGTCTGATCAATACCTACAATCTCTACCGCGTCAAGGCAACGAGCAGCAAACGCCGCCTGATCGCCAGAATTCCCGTGCGCGAAGCGTGCTATATGCACAGTTTTGCCTTAACTGAAAACTTCATTATTCTGGTGGAGTTCCCCCTAGTCATTGACACAAAGGCAGCAATCCTGGATGGTAAAGCACCGATGCAGTGTTTACGATGGAAACCCCAGCGCGGAACCAATTTTCTGGTCGTCAACAAGCATAGCGGCAAGCAAGTCGCTCGTTTCAAAAGCGAGGCGTTCTTCGCGTTTCATCACATTAATGCTTATGAACAGGGTGATGAAATTGCGATCGATATTGCCGCTTCTGCTCAACCAGATTTGATGTATAAATCCTATCTAGAACCCTTACGAGCCGCAACGCGATCTGAGGATCATCCCTTAGCAGAGTATAGACACTATCGTTTACCCCTTCGACGTGCTTCTCGCTCTAGCACTGTTGATTATGAACGATTGTCAGATCAGCGGATCGAAATGGCTTGCATCAATCACGATCGCTGTAGTTCACGGCACTACCGCTATGCTTATGCCGTCAGCCACAATCAAAACTGGTCAACTTTAGTCGGTCAGTTAGTTAAAATTGATATCCAGAACAGCAGCACGACAGCGTGGTTTGAATCGGATACTTATCCTGGTGAACCCGTCTTCGTCGCTGCTCCCCATGCCAAGACTGAAGATGATGGGGTCATTCTGAGTGTCGTTCTGGATGCGGTTGAGCAGAAATCTTTTTTACTGGTGTTGGATGCCAGTTCCTTTCGAGAGCTAGGTCGTGCTTATTTGCCTCATCACATTCCCCTAGAATTTCACGGTCTGTTTGTGTCAGCAAAATAA